From the bacterium genome, the window CACAGCCTTTGGCCGTTGTTGTCAGTGGAAAAGAAGGCGTGGGTAAATCGCGCGTGCTTGCAGAAATCAGGGATATTGCCAGAAAAAATCTGATAAAAACGATGTCTATTGAGCTTTTTGACAGCACTCCGTTTAACGAACTAGCTCCTCCATTTATTGTGTTGGCCGATCAAAATCAGGCCGATAAAAGCCTGTTTGAATTTGCCTCACATTTCTTTTCTTCAAAACCTGTTCTCATTATTATAACAAGCCTTGTTCACATAGATGATTTTCCATGTCTTTCAATTCATCTCGAAAACTTCAATAAAGATGAAACAAGGCAATATCTCGAAAAAGCCACCGGCATAGCTGATCTTCCCGATAAAATGGTGAGCGTTATTTATTCCCACACCCAGGGTAATCCGGCCTTTTTGTCTCAATATGCCAAAAGCCTTTTTGAAAAAAATATTCTTCGTGACACTCATGGCAGTTGGTCGATTAAAGTATTGGATGATATCGGAATTGATTTGGGTAAAAATGGAATAACCACTTCCATTAAAGAAGGGCTTAAACAGCAATTGAAATCATTCTCATTTACCCAAACACAACAAGATATATTGAATGTATTAGCTCTCACCGGAAAACCGACGATTGAAGATTTGATGGAACTGTCACAGCCCTCAAGCATCCAAGACGATCTTCATTTTTTAGAAAAGGAAAGTATCATACGCTGCGAAGGAGCTTCTTATTATTTTACTAATCCTCTGTACGCCGAAGTAGTGGTTGAAATGATGGATAGTTCCGATTCTGAATCTCGTTCGGATAAAATTGCCGATTATCTTATTCGTCAAGGAGCCGACAAGGAATTGATACTTTATCACCAAGGTAGGGGTAAAACCAAAGACGCACCTTTAAAATTATGGGAATTGGCCCAAATAAAACGTGCCCATCTCTTAAATGATCAAGCTATCAATGCATTGGAAATCTTATTGAATAAAAAAGATATCGATTCAAACTTGACCGATCAAGCCGTAATTGAGCTGGCCGGATTATACTTGGAAAGCGGCATGCTAGAAAACGCGCGTAAAACACTCCAAAAAAGCAAAATGGACGCACAGGCCTGGGAGCTGATGGGAACCAGCTATTATCTTCAAGGTAATCGAGAAGAAGCCGGTAACTGCTATAAAAAAGGTTTAAAATTATCGACAGGCAACGATTTTTGGATGGTTCCTGTTTTTAAAATGAGAATGGCTCGTTTAAGCTATGACGAAGGCCAAGTAGAAAAAACTGTTGAACTAGTGGAAGATGCTTGGAAGCAATGGAAAGAGCTACCCGATGATGAAACAAAAATAAAGGCAGCCCGTAACGATATCGATTTTATTTATACGATGAGAGGAGAGCTGACAAAGGCCATAAAAACTTTAGAAGCCAATCTTGTACTTCTCGAAAAAAGACAAGATTCTCCCAAATATTTACCCACTCTCTACATGCTGGGCATGGCCAAGCGAAAGGCTGGGCTTACTTCCGAAAGCCGCACTATTTTAAGTCAATGCTTGGAAAAACTTAAACATAAAAAAATATCGCATTGGCTTCACTCTGTTTATAACGAGCTGGGAAATCTTGAAGAAGATTGCGGGCAGTGGGAAGCGGCTTTAAAATATTTTATGCATGCCTTCGATTTAGTCCGAAAAACTTCTCTTGAAGCCGAAAATCTGTATGCCGTATGTTCCAATATAGCCCGAATACATCTTCACTTGAATCACCTGGACGAGGCATACAAATACTTTAATTTTATTTCCATCAATCTCAATCAAAATTCCGCATACGAGATGGAAAAATATTTGGCATTACTGGGCCTTGCCCATATTTGCCGCTTGCAGAAAAAAAATGATGAAGCCTTAAATCATCTCAACGCGGCTTTTGCCGTACTCCAACAATCATCCGCCATGTCAATTTATGCTCAATATTATTGGCAGGAAAAAGCGGATTTGGACAAAGCTAAGGGCGATGAAACAGGCCTAAAAAACACATTAGAAACTCTTGAAAAACTAAAAACTAACAAGGGTTTTAATATGGTAGATTATGAAAACTGGAAAAAAACTCTAAATCTGCAATCATAAATCTGCAATCATAAAGAGAGTTCTCATTATGAGAGCCCGTCAAAATATGTATATAAATTGGATACTTGCATTAAGCCCCTCTAAATAAATATCAATAATTTCAATACCTTAACTTTACAATAATCTTTCAAATCATGGCACTTCTATTGCTTGTAAAACAAGACGGGGTTAGTTTTTATGCAAATACGTATTTTCTTACTTTTTATCACACTTATTTTTTCAGCCTGTTCCGGTTTAACAGGCAGTCAGGGTATTGAAGAAGGTTCACCCACCATTCAAGGGCCAGCTCCCGGCAGTGGCGGAGGTAATTTACTGCCCCAAAGTAGCATTCCTCCTCCATCACTTACTAAGGGTCATGTAGTAACTTACGCACCCGATGCCAATCAAAATACTCCTGTTATGGGCGATGCCGGTTCGGTGGATACCACCGGCATGAGTGATACGGATGAAGATGGGTTTGCCGATGTATTTAGTGTGCAAGTTGTTGCGGATGAGGCTACTCCCGTAAGCTGTCCCCTTAAAATGGACGGCAGCTTTGAATGTTCTATCCCTAGTACCACAGTAGCTAGCCAACTGAGTATGGCGGTAACAGATGGTGTACAAAAAAGTGAAGCGATTACCGAAACCCCCAATCAACATTTATTATGGGTTAAAAATACACCCAGCGATGTTGTAGCCGGAGGTTCTGCATTGGAGCTAGCCACTTTGGGATTAACCGATTCGGATGTTGCGTTTACTTTAGCGGGTAACAACATTGTGCCTATTGTTAATGTTGATGGTACTTTCATGGTGGCGGGTAATGCTGAAAATAACTACAGCATCGGCACTGCACAAAATCAATTAGCCTACGATCCAACAAATTCTTATTTGGCTAATCGCACTTCTGCAGGTATTCCGTATACTTCATTTCTCCCTGAATATTTAGGTGATCCTTTAACAGACGTTTTAAGTGATGTAGGTACAGTAACTGTGCCTGAAGCTGAAGATTACACAGCTTTAAAATTTTCTGGGGATGGGAAATTACGGTTTGGTATAAAGTCTGTAATAGCAGCTCAAAATCATGGGAGAATATTTAGTCTTACACCTATGGATTATTCTACTAATATAGATTTTTTTAAAATAGGTGACGTAGATGCTCAAGGAATGCCTCTTACTCACAATCAAACACTGGCGTTTGATATGGATGATGGAAGTTTTAAAATTGCTTTAGCTTTATTTGAAGATACATCCAATAACATTCGCTTACGCGCAAACTATTTATTAGACCCTTCACGAGGTCGTTTTGGTGGCTCTTCTCCTTTAACAAGTGGGGATAATTTTATTTTTACAGCCAACGACTTTGGTGATTTGTTGGTTTATAAGTACCAAACATCAACTCAAGTGGGGAGGGCTCTTTTGTTGGATAAAACTCACGCTAAAATTTGGGTGATTACTTATAGTTATGATGCGTTAACTCCTGCCAATTCAAGAGTTACTTCTACTTTTGCCAGTGCAACAAATGGTATTAGTATTGGAAATAATCCAAAAGATATTGTTTTAAATACCGATAAAACCAGGGCCTATATAGTATGTAGTGATAATAAAATTTATGTTTTAGATTTATTTAAAGCCAGTGGTGTAGCACGCGATCCTGCTACTGTACGAGTAGGCACAATCAATTTGACTGATTTTATCGATAAACCAATCGAGCTGAAACCCAGTACAATAAGCTACCAGAAAGATATTTCGGGGAATGAATATTTGCTAGTTGGGTCTGAAGGTTTAAAAGGGATGCTAGCCATTGATTTAGAAACAGTTACAATTCTAGCGCTTTAATACGAAGATCCACCGGCTAATACGGCTGTAGCACCTTTCCCTGAACCAGCCGCAGCATCATTAATCAGGATTTCCTGGCTTCCATCACCATCCACATCGCCACCACCAGCAACAAAGGTCCCAAAATTAACCATGCCTGTACCCGGTATTTGCTGTGTGGTAGCTACATCAATTGTAGGGCTGGGGCTTGTAGACAGTGTATGACCACTCATATAAAAAGCTGTGCCAGTAGTAGAACATTCAGCGGCACCCATTAACAAATCGTTTATTCCATCTCCATCCGTATC encodes:
- a CDS encoding protein kinase, with translation MTIAGHYKVLSYVGKGFSGNVAKAQDEKTGQIVALKLISLSGELPKELILQNFEAEFETLKNLDHPHIAKVFDAGFDNTENQLYLVSEFIEGSDLFYATDKMTFHEKENLFIDALRAFNYLHQQSVLHLDIKPQNMLVTSVSGQPVLKIIDFGLANFYQRSKGAKEGKHQIVGTATYLAPEIIQGQHPDNRSDLYALGVSFFKVLTRRLPFTYLTTEEIHQAHLEEDFPKPSTLKSDLPDYIDKIFLKLFSKDPTQRYSSAAEVINDISFLTGRFIPVETKETILSYIPAQGALVARQKQMEQLDTLFKNRILLKDFTQPLAVVVSGKEGVGKSRVLAEIRDIARKNLIKTMSIELFDSTPFNELAPPFIVLADQNQADKSLFEFASHFFSSKPVLIIITSLVHIDDFPCLSIHLENFNKDETRQYLEKATGIADLPDKMVSVIYSHTQGNPAFLSQYAKSLFEKNILRDTHGSWSIKVLDDIGIDLGKNGITTSIKEGLKQQLKSFSFTQTQQDILNVLALTGKPTIEDLMELSQPSSIQDDLHFLEKESIIRCEGASYYFTNPLYAEVVVEMMDSSDSESRSDKIADYLIRQGADKELILYHQGRGKTKDAPLKLWELAQIKRAHLLNDQAINALEILLNKKDIDSNLTDQAVIELAGLYLESGMLENARKTLQKSKMDAQAWELMGTSYYLQGNREEAGNCYKKGLKLSTGNDFWMVPVFKMRMARLSYDEGQVEKTVELVEDAWKQWKELPDDETKIKAARNDIDFIYTMRGELTKAIKTLEANLVLLEKRQDSPKYLPTLYMLGMAKRKAGLTSESRTILSQCLEKLKHKKISHWLHSVYNELGNLEEDCGQWEAALKYFMHAFDLVRKTSLEAENLYAVCSNIARIHLHLNHLDEAYKYFNFISINLNQNSAYEMEKYLALLGLAHICRLQKKNDEALNHLNAAFAVLQQSSAMSIYAQYYWQEKADLDKAKGDETGLKNTLETLEKLKTNKGFNMVDYENWKKTLNLQS